GCTCGCGAGCATGGCGTCCATCTCGTCCTTGTAGAGAAAGTCGGTGGATGCCTTCTGGTCGCCGAAGAAGAGCCAGTTCCTGCCCTTGGTGCCGACGGCCTGACGGTGATGGAGGAACCCACGGAACGGCGCGATGCCGGTGCCGGGGCCGACCATGATGATCGGCGTGTCTCCGGAGGCCGGCAGGCGGAAGCCCTTCGAGACATGCACGAAGACGGGCACGGGGCCGTTGGCGCGATCGGCCAGAAAGGTCGAGCAGACGCCCTTGCGCTTGCGGCCGAAGCTGTCGTAGCGCACGGCTGCGACGGTGAGGTGGACCTGGTCGGGAAAGGCGTCGAGGCTGGACGAAATCGAGTAAAGCCGCGGCTGCAGCTTCTTGAGGTGTGAGACGAAGTCGCGCGGCTCGAACGTGACGCTCGGAAAATCCGTGAGCAGGTCGACGATCTCGCGGCCCCAGAGGTATTTCGAGAGCGCCTCCTTCGCCTCGGGCGCCATGAGATCGGCGAGCGTTTTATCGGCGCTGCGCTCGGCGACGACCTTCAGCAGCGAGGCAGGAATCTTCGTGATCTCGTAGTGGCGGAGCAATGCGGTCCGCAGGGAGGCCTCGGCGCCGTCGGGCGTGGGCACGGCTTCCTCGCCGTCGCGGTTCAGCGCGTGAAGCAGGTCGTCGACGAGGGCGGGGCAATTTGTTGGCACGACGCCGAGGGCGTCGCCGGGCGTGTAAACAAGACCCGATCCGGCGAGCGAGATTTCGTAATGCCGCGTCTCTTTCGCGGATTCGTCGGCGGTGAGCTTGCGATTCGTGACGAGCGTCGCGGGAAAGGGATTTTTCTTGGAGTAAGCGATCTCGACGGGTGCGGCTTCGGCTTTTTCCGCGACGCCCGTGGCCATCTTGTCGGGCGCGGGTGACGGCGTGGTGGATGACGTTTCGATCGCTTCGAGCACGGCGAAGACGCCCTCCTGCCAC
This is a stretch of genomic DNA from Chthoniobacterales bacterium. It encodes these proteins:
- a CDS encoding sulfite reductase subunit alpha, producing the protein MSIAPYIPDTAPFTPAQRAWLNGFLAGLYSGGAPAAEPVAAKKVVNIYFGSESGNCEALSKLIAKAAVKRGFESKAIGLDKIKLADLAKEQFALIVTSTFGDGEPPSNAVDFHEAILAAGDGALANLQYSVLALGDTNYEQFCKFGAEVDSRLEALGAKRLYERVDCDVAYEEAAAAWQEGVFAVLEAIETSSTTPSPAPDKMATGVAEKAEAAPVEIAYSKKNPFPATLVTNRKLTADESAKETRHYEISLAGSGLVYTPGDALGVVPTNCPALVDDLLHALNRDGEEAVPTPDGAEASLRTALLRHYEITKIPASLLKVVAERSADKTLADLMAPEAKEALSKYLWGREIVDLLTDFPSVTFEPRDFVSHLKKLQPRLYSISSSLDAFPDQVHLTVAAVRYDSFGRKRKGVCSTFLADRANGPVPVFVHVSKGFRLPASGDTPIIMVGPGTGIAPFRGFLHHRQAVGTKGRNWLFFGDQKASTDFLYKDEMDAMLASGHLTKLSTAFSRDQAEKIYVQQRMAENAAELYAWLEEGAHFYVCGDASRMAKDVDIALHKVIETAGGKSPEEAAAYVAKLKTDKRYQRDVY